In Pseudonocardia sp. C8, one genomic interval encodes:
- a CDS encoding branched-chain amino acid ABC transporter permease: MIDFGQLLTVGFSQLIGPSAIFFTLLALGLNIHFGYTGLLNFGQIGFALVGAYGMGIAVANYGAPLWLGILIGMACGVALALVLGIPTLRLRADYLAIVTIAASEILRLITRSTSQTGFTGGTQGLTGFADTFAGANPFTRPSYSLLGLDVRGPDLWAILVGWTVVGLCVLLTWLLVRSPWGRVLKAIREDEEAARALGKNVFAYKMQALALGGVFGALGGIVFALSTQSLTPDFYSPPQTFFAYAALILGGAGRVLGPVIGAMAFWFLLSVADAFLRQATAGESPLLPVISSQDVGAIRFVLVGAFLGFMMVFRPQGIFGRRREVLGDGR, encoded by the coding sequence ATGATCGACTTCGGACAGCTCCTGACCGTCGGCTTCTCCCAGCTGATCGGGCCCTCGGCGATCTTCTTCACGCTTCTGGCGCTCGGCCTCAACATCCACTTCGGCTACACCGGCCTGCTCAACTTCGGCCAGATCGGGTTCGCGCTGGTCGGCGCGTACGGCATGGGCATCGCGGTGGCGAACTACGGCGCCCCGCTCTGGCTGGGCATCCTGATCGGCATGGCCTGCGGGGTCGCGCTGGCGCTGGTGCTGGGCATCCCGACGCTGCGCCTGCGGGCCGACTACCTGGCCATCGTGACGATCGCGGCGTCGGAGATCCTGCGCCTGATCACCCGCTCGACGTCGCAGACCGGGTTCACCGGCGGCACCCAGGGCCTCACCGGCTTCGCCGACACCTTCGCCGGGGCGAACCCGTTCACCCGGCCGTCCTACTCGCTGCTCGGGCTGGACGTCCGCGGCCCCGACCTGTGGGCGATCCTCGTCGGCTGGACGGTCGTCGGGCTCTGCGTGCTGCTCACCTGGCTGCTGGTGCGCAGCCCGTGGGGCCGGGTGCTCAAGGCCATCCGGGAGGACGAGGAAGCGGCCCGGGCGCTGGGCAAGAACGTGTTCGCCTACAAGATGCAGGCGCTCGCCCTCGGCGGGGTGTTCGGCGCGCTGGGTGGCATCGTGTTCGCACTGTCGACCCAGTCGCTGACCCCGGACTTCTACTCGCCGCCGCAGACGTTCTTCGCCTACGCCGCGCTGATCCTCGGCGGCGCGGGCCGGGTGCTCGGGCCCGTGATCGGCGCGATGGCGTTCTGGTTCCTGCTCTCGGTCGCCGACGCGTTCCTGCGCCAGGCCACCGCGGGCGAGTCGCCGCTGCTGCCCGTCATCTCGTCCCAGGACGTCGGCGCCATCCGTTTCGTGCTCGTCGGCGCCTTCCTGGGGTTCATGATGGTGTTCCGGCCGCAAGGCATCTTCGGACGCCGGAGGGAGGTGCTCGGCGATGGCCGCTGA
- a CDS encoding helix-turn-helix domain-containing protein, whose protein sequence is MYPREAVDDALLLFAGGVSRVEISRRLGIPAATVRHWIRGSRRSRPAETACFRCAGTAIPESYAYMLGMYLGDGHIVVGRRGVQSLSVFGDDMWPGVLDEVEAGMADLMRGAVCRVRRQGCTQVKSYSKHWTCLFPQHGPGMKHTRSIRLEEWQQQIVDARPELFLKGLFHSDGCRTTNRVRSRRPDGPVREYAYPRWFFYNTSDDIMRMAEAALDQLCIAHRRARPNVLSVARRDAVAALDRAIGPKT, encoded by the coding sequence ATGTATCCGCGGGAAGCCGTTGACGACGCCCTGCTCCTTTTTGCCGGTGGGGTGAGCCGTGTCGAGATCTCCAGACGGCTCGGGATCCCGGCGGCGACGGTCCGGCACTGGATACGGGGGTCGCGGCGATCACGCCCGGCCGAGACGGCGTGTTTCCGGTGCGCCGGCACCGCGATCCCGGAATCCTACGCCTACATGCTGGGCATGTATCTGGGAGACGGCCACATCGTCGTCGGACGACGAGGGGTGCAGTCCCTCTCGGTGTTCGGTGACGATATGTGGCCAGGTGTCCTCGATGAGGTCGAGGCGGGCATGGCCGACTTAATGCGCGGAGCGGTGTGCAGGGTCCGGCGGCAGGGCTGTACGCAGGTGAAGAGCTACTCCAAGCACTGGACGTGTCTGTTCCCGCAACACGGGCCCGGAATGAAGCACACCCGGTCCATCCGCCTGGAGGAGTGGCAGCAGCAGATCGTCGACGCCCGTCCGGAGCTGTTCCTGAAAGGCCTGTTCCACTCCGACGGCTGCCGGACGACGAACCGGGTCCGTAGTCGCCGCCCGGACGGGCCGGTCCGCGAGTACGCCTATCCCCGCTGGTTCTTCTACAACACGTCCGACGACATCATGCGCATGGCGGAGGCAGCCCTGGACCAGCTCTGCATCGCGCACCGCCGCGCACGGCCGAACGTGCTGTCGGTGGCCCGCCGGGACGCCGTCGCGGCTCTCGACCGCGCGATCGGGCCCAAGACGTGA
- a CDS encoding class I SAM-dependent RNA methyltransferase — MSVAPATDWTDRMLELTVGPVAHGGHCVARAGGDGRPADDGRVVFVRHALPGERVRAVVTEDPGGAFCRADTVEVLTASPDRVEPACVWAGPGGCGGCDFQHATPAAQRALKADVLREQLARLAAPAAATAAVRFDEVVVEELPGGPLGWRTRVRLAVDDDGVPGLRAHRSHDVCEIRDCPLVPGGALEPVLERRFRPGSEVDVTVVGGTASSAGGSRVDATARIGAGSTVHAAGRTWELSAGTFWQVHPALPDTLAGVVGDWAAVPRGGVAWDLYGGVGLLGSVLARQVGPDGTVLVVESSPSAVADGAAALADLGQVEFVRGRAEREIGRLRPDPDVVVTDPPRTGLGRAAVRALAARRPRRIVHVGCDPAALARDLALFAGAGYRVTRLRAFDAFPMTHHMEAVALLEPLE; from the coding sequence ATGAGCGTGGCACCGGCCACCGACTGGACCGACCGGATGCTCGAGCTCACCGTCGGTCCGGTCGCGCACGGCGGGCACTGCGTCGCCCGCGCCGGTGGGGACGGGCGCCCGGCGGACGACGGCCGGGTCGTGTTCGTCCGGCACGCGCTGCCCGGGGAGCGGGTGCGCGCCGTCGTCACCGAGGACCCGGGCGGGGCATTCTGCCGGGCCGACACCGTCGAGGTCCTGACCGCGTCCCCGGACCGGGTCGAGCCGGCCTGCGTGTGGGCCGGGCCCGGCGGGTGCGGCGGCTGCGACTTCCAGCACGCCACGCCGGCCGCCCAGCGGGCCCTGAAGGCCGACGTCCTGCGGGAGCAGCTGGCCCGGCTGGCCGCGCCGGCCGCGGCGACGGCCGCGGTCCGGTTCGACGAGGTCGTCGTCGAGGAGCTGCCCGGCGGGCCGCTGGGCTGGCGGACCCGGGTGCGGCTGGCCGTCGACGACGACGGCGTCCCCGGCCTGCGTGCGCACCGCAGCCACGACGTGTGCGAGATCCGCGACTGCCCGCTGGTCCCCGGTGGCGCGCTCGAACCCGTCCTCGAGCGGCGGTTCCGGCCCGGGTCCGAGGTGGACGTGACGGTCGTCGGCGGCACAGCGAGTAGCGCCGGCGGATCGCGCGTCGATGCAACCGCCCGGATCGGGGCCGGGTCCACCGTGCACGCCGCGGGCCGGACCTGGGAGCTGTCGGCCGGCACGTTCTGGCAGGTGCACCCGGCGCTGCCCGACACCCTCGCCGGCGTGGTGGGCGACTGGGCCGCCGTGCCGCGCGGCGGTGTCGCCTGGGACCTCTACGGCGGCGTGGGCCTGCTCGGGTCGGTGCTCGCCCGCCAGGTCGGGCCGGACGGGACCGTGCTCGTGGTGGAGTCGTCGCCGTCCGCGGTGGCCGACGGCGCGGCCGCGCTCGCGGATCTCGGGCAGGTGGAGTTCGTCCGGGGCCGCGCGGAACGGGAGATCGGCCGGCTCCGCCCGGACCCGGACGTGGTCGTCACCGATCCGCCGCGGACCGGGCTCGGCCGGGCCGCGGTGCGGGCGCTGGCCGCCCGGCGCCCGCGCCGGATCGTGCACGTCGGCTGCGACCCCGCCGCGCTCGCCCGGGACCTCGCGCTGTTCGCCGGCGCCGGGTACCGGGTGACGCGGCTGCGGGCGTTCGACGCGTTCCCGATGACCCACCACATGGAGGCGGTGGCGCTGCTGGAACCACTGGAGTGA
- a CDS encoding response regulator, with protein MTDNVPADTPAEDGPQPGWRVLVVEDEALIRMDLAEMLSEEGYQIAGEAGDGEAAIEQARELKPDLVIMDVKMPKKDGIEAASTIVEEKIAPVVMLTAFSQRDLIERARDAGAMAYLVKPFARHELVPAIELAVSRFSEKKALEDEVATLNERFETRKVVDRAKGLLMTHQKMSEPEAFRWIQRTAMDRRTTMKAVAEAVVDGLATAKS; from the coding sequence GTGACCGACAACGTTCCCGCAGACACGCCGGCCGAGGACGGCCCGCAGCCCGGGTGGCGGGTGCTGGTCGTCGAGGACGAGGCCCTGATCCGGATGGACCTGGCCGAGATGCTCTCCGAGGAGGGCTACCAGATCGCCGGTGAGGCCGGCGACGGTGAGGCCGCGATCGAGCAGGCCCGCGAGCTGAAGCCGGACCTGGTGATCATGGACGTCAAGATGCCCAAGAAGGACGGCATCGAGGCGGCGTCGACGATCGTCGAGGAGAAGATCGCGCCGGTCGTCATGCTCACCGCGTTCAGCCAGCGCGATCTCATCGAGCGCGCCCGCGACGCCGGCGCCATGGCCTACCTGGTCAAGCCGTTCGCCCGGCACGAGCTCGTCCCGGCCATCGAGCTGGCCGTCTCCCGGTTCTCCGAGAAGAAGGCCCTGGAGGACGAGGTCGCGACGCTCAACGAGCGGTTCGAGACCCGCAAGGTCGTCGACCGGGCCAAGGGCCTGCTGATGACCCACCAGAAGATGTCCGAGCCCGAGGCGTTCCGCTGGATCCAGCGCACCGCGATGGACCGCCGGACCACGATGAAGGCGGTCGCCGAGGCCGTCGTGGACGGGCTCGCGACCGCGAAGTCCTGA
- a CDS encoding branched-chain amino acid ABC transporter permease, whose translation MSPPRTPPRGRAGRAVTVRAGVPRRSPAAFRWLTGLLVALIGTVALAGAAAAAAPAAPPAPAPAAVAQQQDGIDVSGTLRDQNGRPLANVTIVAERDGVRAAEATSRPDGRWQLTVPAAGSYTFRLDETTLPPGTQVLQGETTRQVTAGSLNTVVFRFGEEAEGLGAGGFAIFVRLFVDGIRFGLVIGISAVGLSLIFGTTGLTNFAHGEMVTIGAAVAWYVNVAGGVQLIPATIIAMLIGALLGAANELGIWRRLRHRGAGLIAQLVVSIGLSIALRYLVLIFFGGRSESFTDYTAQTVRNYGPVALTDKDLSAIGISIVVLVAIALLLQKTRIGKAMRAVSDNRDLAASSGINVDRVILFVWMLGGALATLGGVLFALSELSSTVQYEMGFRLLLLMFAGVILGGLGTAYGALLGCLIVGILVQLSTLVLPLDLKYLGGLAVLIVILVFRPQGLLGSRARIG comes from the coding sequence GTGTCACCACCTCGCACTCCGCCCCGCGGGCGCGCCGGCCGCGCGGTGACCGTCCGCGCCGGGGTCCCGCGACGGTCCCCGGCCGCGTTCCGCTGGCTGACCGGGCTGCTGGTCGCGCTGATCGGCACGGTCGCCCTCGCGGGTGCGGCGGCGGCCGCCGCACCCGCCGCTCCCCCGGCCCCGGCACCCGCCGCGGTCGCGCAGCAGCAGGACGGCATCGACGTCAGCGGCACCCTGCGCGACCAGAACGGGCGCCCGCTGGCCAACGTGACGATCGTCGCCGAACGGGACGGCGTCCGGGCCGCCGAGGCCACCTCGCGGCCCGACGGCCGGTGGCAGCTCACCGTCCCGGCCGCCGGGAGCTACACGTTCCGGCTCGACGAGACCACCCTCCCGCCCGGCACCCAGGTGCTGCAGGGCGAGACCACCCGCCAGGTGACCGCGGGCTCGCTGAACACGGTCGTGTTCCGTTTCGGCGAGGAGGCCGAGGGGCTGGGCGCGGGCGGGTTCGCGATCTTCGTCCGCCTGTTCGTCGACGGCATCCGCTTCGGCCTGGTCATCGGGATCTCCGCGGTCGGCCTGTCGCTGATCTTCGGTACCACCGGCCTCACCAACTTCGCGCACGGCGAGATGGTCACCATCGGCGCCGCCGTCGCCTGGTACGTGAACGTGGCCGGCGGCGTCCAGCTGATCCCCGCGACGATCATCGCGATGCTGATCGGTGCCCTGCTCGGCGCGGCCAACGAGCTCGGCATCTGGCGCAGGCTGCGCCATCGCGGGGCCGGGTTGATCGCCCAGCTCGTCGTCTCGATCGGCCTGTCGATCGCGCTGCGCTACCTGGTGCTGATCTTCTTCGGCGGGCGGTCGGAGTCGTTCACCGACTACACCGCGCAGACCGTGCGGAACTACGGGCCGGTCGCGCTGACCGACAAGGACCTGTCGGCGATCGGGATCTCGATCGTCGTGCTGGTCGCGATCGCGTTGCTGCTGCAGAAGACCCGGATCGGGAAGGCGATGCGCGCGGTGTCGGACAACCGCGACCTCGCCGCGTCCTCCGGGATCAACGTCGACCGGGTGATCCTGTTCGTCTGGATGCTCGGGGGCGCGCTGGCCACCCTCGGCGGCGTGCTGTTCGCGCTGTCGGAGCTGTCCAGCACCGTCCAGTACGAGATGGGCTTCCGGCTGCTGCTGCTCATGTTCGCCGGCGTCATCCTGGGCGGCCTCGGCACCGCGTACGGCGCGCTGCTGGGCTGCCTGATCGTGGGCATCCTGGTCCAGCTCTCCACGCTGGTGCTGCCCCTGGACCTCAAGTACCTCGGCGGCCTGGCGGTGCTGATCGTGATCCTGGTGTTCCGCCCACAGGGCCTGCTCGGCTCCCGGGCCCGGATCGGCTGA
- a CDS encoding ABC transporter ATP-binding protein, translated as MSEQAPGTDGVLTPEQAATPEVHARLAEGALVRVDALVAGYVPGVDILHRSDFFLRDGEIVGIIGPNGAGKSTLLKAMFGLIPVRSGTIRLRDSDITGARAHALVTRGLGYVPQRDNVFPSLSIEENLQMGVYLRPKSFAARFEEVAELFPMLGQRRRTKAGSLSGGERQMVAMGRALMMSPSVLLLDEPSAGLSPMLQDEVFVRCKRINAAGVSVIMVEQNARRCLQICDRGYVLDQGRAAYTAGGRELLNDPKVIELYLGTLAGSREKKD; from the coding sequence ATGAGCGAGCAGGCCCCGGGCACCGACGGCGTCCTGACCCCGGAACAGGCGGCGACGCCCGAGGTGCACGCCCGCCTCGCCGAGGGCGCGCTGGTGCGCGTCGACGCCCTGGTCGCCGGGTACGTGCCCGGCGTCGACATCCTGCACCGCAGCGACTTCTTCCTGCGCGACGGCGAGATCGTCGGGATCATCGGCCCGAACGGCGCGGGCAAGTCGACGCTGCTCAAGGCGATGTTCGGACTGATCCCGGTGCGCAGCGGCACGATCCGGCTGCGTGACAGCGACATCACCGGTGCCCGCGCGCACGCGCTGGTCACCCGGGGGCTCGGCTACGTGCCCCAGCGGGACAACGTGTTCCCCTCGCTGTCGATCGAGGAGAACCTGCAGATGGGGGTCTACCTGCGGCCGAAGTCGTTCGCGGCCCGGTTCGAGGAGGTCGCCGAGCTCTTCCCGATGCTGGGGCAGCGCCGCCGGACCAAGGCGGGATCGCTGTCCGGCGGGGAGCGCCAGATGGTCGCGATGGGCCGGGCGCTGATGATGTCGCCCTCGGTGCTGCTGCTCGACGAGCCCTCCGCGGGCCTGTCGCCGATGCTGCAGGACGAGGTGTTCGTGCGCTGCAAGCGGATCAACGCCGCGGGCGTCTCGGTGATCATGGTGGAGCAGAACGCCCGCCGCTGCCTGCAGATCTGCGACCGCGGCTACGTGCTCGACCAGGGCCGGGCCGCCTACACCGCGGGGGGCCGGGAGCTGCTGAACGACCCGAAGGTCATCGAGCTGTACCTGGGCACGCTCGCCGGGAGCCGGGAGAAGAAGGACTGA
- a CDS encoding ABC transporter ATP-binding protein — protein sequence MAADRVPDGPGGDRDTEITRDTAFADEHAGPARGAPPAADDPAHALAGVAPEPGVAKPDPVLVADDVTRTFGGLTAVDVTHLEFQRGAITGLIGPNGAGKTTLFNLLTGFDRADTGTWVYEGAPLQKLPPHRVARLGVVRTFQLTKALAGMTVMDNMRLGATGQRGESFMGALFTAWGAQERQVTERARELLARFQLEAKADDLAGSLSGGQRKLLEMARALMMEPKVVMLDEPMAGVNPALTQSLLRHVKSLRDEGMSVVFVEHDMDVIRDISDWVVVMAQGQVIAEGPPSALSSNPAVVDAYLGAHHDRLLEFDAEGNPVGETAALVAEMEAAEQEADEGKRT from the coding sequence ATGGCCGCTGACCGCGTGCCCGACGGGCCCGGCGGGGACCGGGACACCGAGATCACCCGGGACACCGCGTTCGCGGACGAGCACGCCGGCCCGGCCCGGGGCGCGCCGCCGGCCGCCGACGACCCCGCCCACGCGCTGGCCGGCGTCGCACCGGAGCCGGGGGTCGCCAAGCCGGACCCGGTGCTCGTCGCCGACGACGTGACCCGCACCTTCGGCGGGCTGACCGCCGTCGACGTCACCCACCTGGAGTTCCAGCGCGGCGCCATCACCGGCCTGATCGGGCCGAACGGCGCCGGCAAGACGACCCTGTTCAACCTGCTCACCGGCTTCGACCGGGCCGACACCGGCACCTGGGTGTACGAGGGCGCGCCGCTGCAGAAGCTGCCCCCGCACCGGGTGGCGCGCCTCGGCGTGGTCCGGACCTTCCAGCTGACCAAGGCACTGGCCGGCATGACCGTCATGGACAACATGCGCCTCGGCGCCACCGGGCAGCGCGGCGAGAGCTTCATGGGGGCACTGTTCACCGCGTGGGGGGCCCAGGAACGCCAGGTCACCGAGCGGGCGCGCGAGCTGCTGGCCCGGTTCCAGCTGGAGGCCAAGGCCGACGACCTCGCCGGATCGCTGTCCGGCGGGCAGCGCAAGCTGCTCGAGATGGCGCGGGCGCTGATGATGGAGCCCAAGGTCGTCATGCTGGACGAGCCGATGGCTGGCGTGAACCCGGCGCTCACCCAGAGCCTGCTGCGGCACGTCAAGTCGCTGCGCGACGAGGGCATGAGCGTCGTGTTCGTCGAGCACGACATGGACGTCATCCGGGACATCAGCGACTGGGTCGTCGTCATGGCCCAGGGACAGGTGATCGCGGAGGGGCCGCCGTCGGCGCTGTCGTCGAACCCGGCGGTCGTCGACGCCTACCTCGGTGCGCACCACGACCGGCTGCTGGAGTTCGACGCCGAGGGCAACCCGGTCGGCGAGACGGCCGCCCTGGTCGCCGAGATGGAGGCCGCCGAGCAGGAGGCGGACGAGGGGAAGCGGACATGA
- a CDS encoding APC family permease, translated as MSKFAVAFKRLVVGRPRRSDRLTSTLLPKRIALPVFASDAMSSVAYAPEEIFLTLSVAGVASYVMSPWIGLAVVVVLLTVVASYRQNVHAYPSGGGDYEVATVNLGKNAGLTVASALLVDYTLTVAVSISAAAANIGALVPFVAEHKVLFAVSAIVVLTAVNLRGVRESGAMFAIPVYAFVFGVGTMIVWGLTRILLLGDDVRAASADLHLVAEGDAYTGLALMLLVLRSFTQGAAALTGVEAISNGVPAFRKPKSRNAATTLLLLGMMSVTMFMGLVALAQLTHVQIAEDPAHQFPDAPPGYEQQTMIAQLAQAVFADFRPGSFFVIVMTALILVLAANTAFNGFPVLGSILSQDRFLPRQLHTRGDRLAFSNGIVLLALFAILLVVGFQAEVTRLIPLYTVGVFVSFTLSQAGMVRHWNRELELDPEPAQRRKIRRSQAINAFGGVMTGLVLITVLITKFTLGAWIAIVAMGGFFLLMRGIQLHYDRVSAALVAEESDDVLPSRNHAVVLVSTLHKPTLRALAYARATRPDILEAVTVNVDDTDTKKLVDQWHRRKIPVPLKVVESPYREITRPVLDYVKRIRSDSPRNVVTVYIPEYVVGHWWEQVLHNQSALRLKTRLLFQPGVMVTSVPWQLPSSSRTRALSPLDAPGASRRGYPGLEQLPGERRDTAGTGPAPSGAVRSTKGNR; from the coding sequence GTGTCCAAGTTCGCTGTCGCGTTCAAGCGGCTCGTGGTCGGACGACCGCGCCGCAGCGACCGCCTGACCAGCACGCTCCTGCCGAAGCGGATCGCCCTGCCGGTGTTCGCCTCGGACGCGATGTCGTCCGTTGCCTACGCCCCGGAGGAGATCTTCCTGACCCTGTCGGTGGCCGGTGTCGCGTCCTATGTGATGTCGCCGTGGATCGGGCTGGCGGTCGTCGTCGTGCTGCTGACGGTCGTCGCGAGCTACCGGCAGAACGTGCACGCCTACCCGTCCGGCGGGGGCGACTACGAGGTGGCGACGGTCAACCTCGGCAAGAACGCCGGCCTCACCGTCGCCAGCGCCCTGCTCGTCGACTACACGCTCACCGTCGCCGTGTCGATCTCCGCGGCGGCCGCCAACATCGGCGCCCTGGTGCCGTTCGTCGCCGAGCACAAGGTGCTGTTCGCGGTCTCGGCGATCGTCGTGCTCACCGCGGTCAACCTGCGCGGGGTCCGGGAGTCCGGGGCCATGTTCGCGATCCCCGTCTACGCGTTCGTGTTCGGCGTCGGGACGATGATCGTCTGGGGGCTGACGCGGATCCTGCTGCTCGGCGACGACGTCCGCGCCGCCAGCGCCGACCTGCACCTGGTGGCCGAGGGCGACGCCTACACCGGGCTCGCGCTGATGCTGCTGGTGCTGCGGTCCTTCACCCAGGGCGCGGCCGCGCTGACCGGGGTCGAGGCGATCTCGAACGGGGTGCCGGCGTTCCGCAAGCCCAAGTCGCGCAACGCGGCGACCACGCTGCTGCTGCTCGGCATGATGTCGGTCACGATGTTCATGGGTCTCGTCGCGCTGGCCCAGCTGACGCACGTGCAGATCGCCGAGGACCCGGCCCACCAGTTCCCCGACGCGCCGCCCGGCTACGAGCAGCAGACCATGATCGCGCAGCTGGCCCAGGCCGTGTTCGCCGACTTCCGGCCGGGCTCCTTCTTCGTCATCGTGATGACCGCGCTGATCCTGGTGCTGGCCGCGAACACCGCGTTCAACGGCTTCCCGGTGCTGGGCTCGATCCTGTCCCAGGACCGCTTCCTGCCCCGCCAGCTGCACACCCGCGGCGACCGGCTGGCGTTCTCCAACGGCATCGTGTTGCTGGCGCTGTTCGCGATCCTGCTGGTCGTCGGGTTCCAGGCCGAGGTCACCCGGCTGATCCCGCTCTACACCGTGGGCGTGTTCGTGTCGTTCACGCTCTCCCAGGCCGGCATGGTCCGGCACTGGAACCGGGAGCTGGAGCTCGACCCCGAGCCCGCGCAGCGCCGGAAGATCCGCCGGTCGCAGGCGATCAACGCGTTCGGCGGGGTCATGACCGGGCTCGTGCTGATCACCGTGCTCATCACCAAGTTCACCCTCGGCGCGTGGATCGCGATCGTGGCGATGGGCGGGTTCTTCCTGCTCATGCGGGGGATCCAGCTGCACTACGACCGGGTGTCGGCCGCGCTGGTCGCCGAGGAGAGCGACGACGTGCTGCCGTCGCGCAACCACGCCGTCGTGCTCGTGTCGACGCTGCACAAGCCGACGCTGCGGGCGCTGGCCTACGCCCGGGCCACCCGGCCGGACATCCTCGAGGCCGTCACGGTCAACGTCGACGACACCGACACCAAGAAGCTCGTCGACCAGTGGCACCGGCGGAAGATCCCGGTCCCCCTGAAGGTCGTGGAGTCCCCGTACCGCGAGATCACCCGGCCGGTGCTGGACTACGTGAAGCGGATCCGCTCCGACTCCCCGCGCAACGTCGTGACCGTCTACATCCCGGAGTACGTCGTCGGGCACTGGTGGGAGCAGGTCCTGCACAACCAGAGCGCGCTGCGGCTCAAGACGCGGCTGCTGTTCCAGCCGGGGGTGATGGTGACGAGCGTGCCGTGGCAGCTGCCGTCGTCGTCGCGCACGCGGGCGCTCTCGCCGCTGGACGCGCCCGGCGCGTCCCGGCGCGGCTACCCGGGGCTGGAGCAGCTGCCCGGCGAGCGCCGCGACACCGCCGGCACCGGGCCGGCACCGTCGGGCGCGGTCCGCAGCACGAAGGGGAACCGATGA
- a CDS encoding PaaI family thioesterase, with amino-acid sequence MQPQHALEQLTARMGIEILEAGPDAVVGRMPVEGNRQPYGLLHGGASAVLAETLGSVLSALHALPDRFPVGLELACTHHRSATTGSVTGTARPVHVGRSTSTSEIVLVDDDGRRVCTAKLTCLHRDTRPLVS; translated from the coding sequence ATGCAGCCACAGCACGCCCTGGAGCAGCTCACCGCCCGGATGGGCATCGAGATCCTCGAGGCGGGACCCGACGCGGTCGTCGGCCGGATGCCGGTCGAGGGCAACCGCCAGCCCTACGGGCTGCTGCACGGCGGCGCCAGCGCCGTCCTCGCCGAGACGCTGGGGTCCGTCCTCTCCGCACTGCACGCGTTGCCGGACCGGTTCCCGGTCGGCCTGGAGCTGGCCTGCACCCACCACCGTTCCGCGACCACCGGCTCGGTCACCGGCACGGCCCGGCCGGTCCACGTGGGGCGGTCCACCTCGACGTCCGAGATCGTTCTCGTCGACGACGACGGCCGTCGCGTGTGCACCGCGAAGCTGACCTGCCTGCACCGGGACACACGACCGCTCGTGTCCTGA
- a CDS encoding ABC transporter substrate-binding protein gives MTRSSWRIAALAGVASLVLAGCGGGGGEQAGSGEGAGTGEAPSAAGQACTPAQAQPTGNPGTAPLKIGSLLPETGSLAFLGPPEFAGVEVALEEVNAGGGVLGQPIQHLRGDSGDDTTDIANQTVDRHLGAGTQVIVGAAASGVSKLVIDKIAGAGVVQFSPANTSDEFTCWQDRGMYFRTAPPDVLQGQALAQLITSDGGQRVSLLARNDPYGSGLANSTERNLVNAGIPQDQIQKLIYDPNAASFNPEIDQVAQFNPDAIAVIGFDESKRILTRMTEVRIGPSQKRVYGTDGNMGNALGEGLPPGLLNGMKGTLPLTELSGDFQNRLKAQDPALTDFNYAAESYDAVVLSALAAEAAKSTNGPDIATQINAITKGGEKCTTYAACKAIVARGGDVDYDGATGTLDFTDAGEPGSGSYGVQTFDAQNKISPNVTYVRVGAQG, from the coding sequence ATGACGCGATCATCGTGGCGAATTGCAGCCCTGGCCGGGGTGGCGTCGCTGGTCCTGGCGGGGTGCGGCGGTGGCGGCGGGGAGCAGGCCGGCTCCGGCGAGGGGGCCGGGACCGGCGAGGCGCCGTCCGCGGCCGGGCAGGCCTGCACCCCGGCACAGGCCCAGCCGACCGGCAACCCCGGGACCGCACCGCTGAAGATCGGTTCGCTGCTACCCGAGACCGGCAGCCTCGCGTTCCTCGGCCCGCCGGAGTTCGCGGGCGTCGAGGTGGCGCTCGAGGAGGTCAACGCGGGCGGCGGCGTCCTGGGCCAGCCGATCCAGCACCTGCGCGGCGACTCCGGCGACGACACCACCGACATCGCCAACCAGACCGTCGACCGGCATCTCGGGGCCGGCACCCAGGTCATCGTCGGCGCGGCGGCGTCCGGCGTGTCCAAGCTGGTCATCGACAAGATCGCCGGTGCCGGCGTGGTCCAGTTCTCGCCGGCGAACACCTCCGACGAGTTCACCTGCTGGCAGGACCGCGGGATGTACTTCCGGACCGCGCCGCCGGACGTCCTCCAGGGGCAGGCACTGGCCCAGCTGATCACCTCGGACGGCGGCCAGCGCGTGTCGCTCCTGGCCCGCAACGACCCGTACGGGTCCGGCCTGGCGAACAGCACCGAGCGGAACCTGGTGAACGCGGGCATCCCGCAGGACCAGATCCAGAAGCTGATCTACGACCCGAACGCCGCGTCGTTCAACCCGGAGATCGACCAGGTCGCGCAGTTCAACCCGGACGCGATCGCGGTCATCGGCTTCGACGAGTCCAAGCGGATCCTGACCCGCATGACGGAGGTGCGGATCGGCCCGTCGCAGAAGCGCGTCTACGGCACGGACGGCAACATGGGCAACGCGCTCGGCGAGGGCCTGCCGCCCGGCCTGCTGAACGGCATGAAGGGCACGCTGCCGCTGACCGAGCTGTCGGGTGACTTCCAGAACCGTCTCAAGGCGCAGGACCCGGCGCTGACCGACTTCAACTACGCCGCGGAGTCCTACGACGCGGTCGTGCTCTCGGCGCTCGCGGCCGAGGCGGCGAAGTCGACCAACGGCCCGGACATCGCGACCCAGATCAACGCGATCACCAAGGGCGGCGAGAAGTGCACCACGTACGCGGCGTGCAAGGCGATCGTCGCCCGGGGCGGTGACGTCGACTACGACGGCGCGACCGGCACGCTCGACTTCACCGACGCCGGTGAGCCGGGCTCGGGGTCGTACGGCGTGCAGACGTTCGACGCCCAGAACAAGATCAGCCCGAACGTGACCTACGTCCGCGTGGGTGCCCAGGGCTGA